Proteins from a genomic interval of Streptomyces sp. NBC_01445:
- the nusA gene encoding transcription termination factor NusA, with product MDIDMSALRGLVREKEISFSLLVEAIESALLIAYHRTEGSRRHARVRLDRESGHVTVWAKEDPADLEEGQEAREFDDTPSDFGRIAATTAKQVILQRLRDAEDDATLGEYAGREGDIVTGVVQQGRDPKNVLVDIGKLEAILPVQEQVPGEDYQHGLRLRSYVVRVAKGVRGPSVTLSRTHPNLVKKLFALEVPEIADGSVEICAIAREAGHRTKIAVRSTRSGLNAKGACIGPMGGRVRNVMAELNGEKIDIVDWSDDPADMVANALSPARVSKVEVVDMAARSARVIVPDYQLSLAIGKEGQNARLAARLTGWRIDIRPDTEQQPAE from the coding sequence GTGGACATCGACATGAGTGCCCTGCGGGGTCTGGTGCGAGAGAAGGAGATCTCCTTCTCCCTGCTGGTCGAAGCGATCGAGTCGGCCCTCCTCATCGCCTACCACCGCACCGAGGGAAGCCGTCGCCACGCGCGCGTGCGCCTCGACCGTGAGAGCGGACATGTGACGGTGTGGGCGAAGGAGGACCCGGCGGACCTCGAAGAGGGCCAGGAGGCCCGGGAGTTCGACGACACCCCGTCCGACTTCGGCCGCATCGCCGCGACGACCGCGAAGCAGGTCATCCTGCAGCGGCTGCGCGACGCCGAGGACGACGCGACGCTCGGCGAGTACGCCGGCCGCGAGGGCGACATCGTGACGGGCGTGGTCCAGCAGGGCCGCGACCCGAAGAACGTGCTCGTCGACATCGGCAAGCTCGAGGCCATCCTGCCGGTGCAGGAGCAGGTCCCGGGCGAGGACTACCAGCACGGCCTGCGCCTTCGCTCGTACGTGGTGCGCGTCGCGAAGGGTGTGCGCGGTCCTTCCGTGACCCTGTCGCGCACGCACCCGAACCTGGTGAAGAAGCTGTTCGCACTCGAGGTCCCCGAGATCGCGGACGGCTCCGTCGAGATCTGCGCCATCGCGCGCGAGGCCGGGCACCGCACGAAGATCGCGGTCCGCTCGACCCGCTCCGGCCTGAACGCCAAGGGCGCCTGCATCGGCCCGATGGGCGGCCGTGTGCGCAATGTCATGGCCGAGCTCAACGGCGAGAAGATCGACATCGTCGACTGGTCCGACGACCCTGCGGACATGGTGGCCAACGCCCTGTCCCCGGCGCGCGTGTCCAAGGTCGAGGTCGTGGACATGGCCGCCCGCTCCGCGCGGGTGATCGTGCCGGACTACCAGCTGTCGCTCGCCATCGGCAAGGAGGGCCAGAACGCCCGCCTCGCCGCACGGCTCACCGGCTGGCGGATCGACATCCGTCCGGACACCGAGCAGCAGCCGGCGGAGTAG
- the rimP gene encoding ribosome maturation factor RimP — MSTTQSERLRSLLEPLVSSQGLDLEEIEVASVGRKRVLRVVVDSDSGADLDQVADVSRALSAKLDETDAMGEGEYDLEVGTPGAERSLTEHRHYVRAVDRLVKFQLADGADTELVARILKVDDEGLDLEVPGVKGRKPTARRLTFDDIAKARVQVEFNRKNKNEENAEEA; from the coding sequence ATGAGCACCACCCAGAGCGAGAGGCTGCGGTCACTACTGGAACCGCTCGTGAGCTCTCAGGGCCTCGATCTCGAAGAGATCGAAGTGGCATCGGTCGGACGTAAGCGAGTGCTGCGAGTCGTCGTCGACTCCGATTCCGGAGCCGATCTGGACCAGGTCGCCGATGTGAGCCGCGCGCTCTCGGCGAAGCTCGACGAGACGGACGCCATGGGCGAGGGCGAGTACGACCTCGAGGTGGGCACCCCCGGCGCCGAGCGGTCGCTGACCGAACACCGGCACTACGTGCGCGCGGTCGACCGCCTGGTGAAGTTCCAGCTGGCCGACGGCGCCGACACCGAGCTCGTCGCGCGGATCCTGAAGGTCGACGACGAGGGCCTGGATCTCGAGGTGCCCGGCGTGAAGGGGCGCAAGCCCACCGCCCGCAGGCTCACCTTCGACGACATCGCCAAGGCGCGCGTCCAGGTCGAGTTCAACCGTAAGAACAAGAACGAAGAGAATGCAGAGGAGGCGTAG